Proteins co-encoded in one Nostoc sp. MS1 genomic window:
- a CDS encoding CHAT domain-containing protein, translating to MNIFEITIQRKYQDSWPVVVQHTKLGQLVPISRQGILNINSEDDLVALRTLSSQPRKYGTILGKILFNDGIRDAFIQALASLEDSKNTEKYLHVLLYVEANDLKELQWQKLCSPLDGDWDFLFLNQRTPFSLYIPTITEQLFPAIGRRDLQALVVAASPSGLGKFQLEDFDVEAAVASVKAALGDIPTDVLATVDGAVGPPTLDALMQCLTNDEKYYTLIHFVCHGKLLSNKETALYLATDDNQVAPVNGTTLIDKLTNLRRAPHFAFLSTCESASNTAEATGAMGGLAQRLVRELGIPAVVAMTEKISIKTAQALATTFYQKLRVHGNVDLALSEATAGLQGRYDITVPALFSRLGGRSLFSDTPDRPLTPKEIKYGLDYLAKLLPERAPILSDELNQQITVLNRTLGTETKEALQEQQQALDTVNKICSEVLDLSFPALALGTEEPPAYDSRCPFQGLKPFRLENREFFFGREQLTAKLQQKLAQDNFLPVLGDSGSGKSSVVLAGLIPALQSQQPNLQMAYMTPTSEPIAALQTSLLTFQSQDFVLVIDQFEELFTLCSDEAQRRKFIEQLISLSQQQKGVITMRADFWGECAFYPKLKEMMQARQELVAPMDSKELRSAMEMQAAKVGLRFEAGLCNSIVDEVEGEPGAMPLLQHALFELWNRRQGRWLRCEQYKAIGGVKGAISQTADTFYNNLSPHEKEQVRNIFVRLTRLDEETVQGDKQRDTRRRVELEELVPVGGEQAQIKKLVEKLAGEGARLVVTCVNSSTHREEVEVAHEALIRYWPRLQNWLNENRIYLQLREKIRDAALDWNQSQRKEEYLELQGGRLDDAQMLSKQPDFLNKLETEYVDACVELRQRQHQQKWRIAWITILSLLGFALFAVFQWREAEIGQIKALSASSKALLLSHQELEAVTEGLQTGKKFQHSFWQAIWPDADLGNQVRGTLQNVFSEVKESNRFQVKSQLAPVVFSADDPMIVTQSLDGTVQLWKPDGTTIPWPHNGRKIAIPTNNGQKADVPVVASGDNEQILALDFKGRLVVTFRQGVRLTPLQISSVAFNPTQKIMALASGDRVLLLSLVGDQPLKSLKTQLGPIAALAFKADGKILVTANQDKVGIIQLWNLENNTLINTLEGDMGLQQSVSISSDGQMVAAGGWYGATLWKSNGTWHKKLDVGYPNQVNALIFSPDGKMLATGGVNKTVKLWNIDGTLYNTFLGHDDAIWGLSFSPDGRIIASASNDNTVKLWQKDSQQNGTLLTTFIGHQSSVRSVAFSHDGKTIASASDDGIVKIWQLGGTALKTLLHKDQVYAVAFSPDGKTIATTNGHGWLTLWNPDGTVQKTGQWHFGPITAVAFSPNGQMIATAAGDRQVQIWNSDGTFLRQLEGHKGEINQFEVKGVSFSPDSQIIATASVDGKLQLFNSADGKLLKTLDQENYPIWGVSFSPKDQILASANNDGTIKLWNTDGTLLKILPGHQDAVLGVAFSPDGKTLASASADKTVKLWNIDGTLLKTLPGHQDAVLGVAFSPDGKTLASASFDRTVILWNWQENLNLKQLLTYGCDWMHDYLNNPSANISKSDRHLCDIIQKN from the coding sequence ATGAATATCTTTGAAATTACAATTCAACGTAAATATCAAGATAGCTGGCCTGTAGTTGTCCAACATACCAAACTAGGTCAACTTGTTCCTATCAGCCGTCAAGGTATCCTTAACATTAATAGTGAAGATGATCTTGTCGCACTCAGGACATTAAGCTCCCAGCCAAGAAAGTACGGCACAATATTAGGCAAAATACTATTTAATGATGGCATACGTGATGCTTTCATTCAAGCTTTGGCAAGTCTTGAAGATAGCAAAAACACTGAGAAATATCTTCATGTATTGCTATACGTCGAAGCTAATGACCTCAAGGAATTACAGTGGCAAAAACTCTGCTCTCCTTTAGATGGAGACTGGGATTTTCTATTTCTCAATCAAAGGACACCTTTTTCTCTGTACATTCCCACAATTACAGAGCAGCTTTTCCCTGCCATTGGACGACGGGACTTGCAGGCACTGGTTGTAGCTGCCAGCCCATCTGGACTAGGAAAATTTCAACTAGAAGACTTTGATGTAGAGGCGGCGGTAGCTAGTGTTAAAGCTGCCCTTGGAGACATTCCAACTGACGTGTTAGCAACAGTTGATGGAGCAGTAGGGCCGCCCACCTTAGACGCACTGATGCAGTGTCTTACTAATGATGAAAAATACTATACCTTAATCCACTTCGTCTGCCACGGTAAGTTGTTATCTAATAAAGAAACTGCACTTTATTTGGCAACCGATGATAATCAAGTTGCACCAGTCAATGGCACTACCTTAATCGACAAGTTGACTAACTTACGCCGCGCACCGCATTTTGCTTTTTTGTCCACTTGCGAAAGTGCGAGTAATACAGCAGAAGCAACAGGAGCAATGGGGGGACTAGCACAACGCTTAGTTAGAGAATTGGGTATACCTGCCGTCGTGGCAATGACGGAGAAAATTAGTATAAAAACTGCTCAAGCTTTAGCTACCACTTTTTATCAAAAATTGAGAGTACATGGCAATGTAGATTTAGCATTGAGCGAAGCTACAGCAGGATTGCAGGGCAGGTATGACATCACTGTTCCCGCACTTTTTAGCCGTTTGGGAGGGCGATCGCTATTTAGCGATACTCCAGACCGCCCGCTTACACCCAAGGAAATCAAGTATGGTTTAGATTATTTGGCAAAATTACTACCAGAACGTGCGCCAATACTGTCCGATGAATTGAATCAGCAAATAACAGTGCTGAATAGAACGTTAGGTACTGAAACCAAAGAGGCACTGCAAGAACAGCAGCAGGCTTTGGATACAGTGAATAAGATATGTAGCGAAGTCTTGGATTTGAGTTTTCCAGCTTTGGCATTGGGTACAGAAGAACCACCAGCCTATGACTCACGCTGTCCTTTTCAAGGATTGAAGCCGTTCCGCTTGGAAAACCGGGAGTTTTTCTTTGGGCGGGAGCAGTTGACTGCAAAACTACAACAAAAGCTGGCGCAAGACAATTTTTTACCTGTGTTGGGTGATTCTGGTAGTGGTAAATCATCCGTAGTCTTGGCAGGATTAATCCCAGCACTACAAAGCCAGCAGCCAAACCTCCAGATGGCTTACATGACACCCACTAGTGAACCAATTGCTGCACTACAAACAAGTCTATTAACATTTCAAAGCCAGGATTTTGTATTGGTGATAGACCAGTTTGAAGAATTGTTCACTCTCTGTAGTGATGAAGCGCAAAGACGAAAATTCATTGAACAATTAATCAGTCTGAGCCAGCAGCAAAAAGGGGTGATTACTATGCGGGCAGACTTTTGGGGAGAGTGTGCGTTTTATCCCAAACTCAAAGAAATGATGCAGGCTAGACAAGAACTAGTTGCACCTATGGACTCAAAGGAGTTACGCAGCGCAATGGAGATGCAGGCTGCAAAGGTAGGTTTGCGCTTTGAAGCTGGTTTGTGTAATTCCATTGTAGATGAAGTTGAAGGAGAACCAGGAGCGATGCCTCTACTGCAACACGCATTGTTTGAGTTGTGGAATCGGCGACAGGGAAGATGGTTGCGGTGTGAGCAGTACAAAGCTATTGGTGGTGTGAAAGGGGCAATTTCTCAGACTGCTGATACTTTTTATAACAATTTATCACCGCACGAAAAAGAACAAGTACGCAATATCTTTGTGCGCTTAACCCGTTTGGATGAAGAAACTGTACAGGGTGATAAACAACGGGATACGCGACGGCGAGTGGAGTTAGAAGAATTAGTGCCAGTTGGTGGAGAGCAGGCACAAATCAAAAAGCTGGTGGAAAAGTTAGCAGGTGAAGGTGCGCGGTTGGTAGTTACTTGTGTAAATAGCAGCACTCATCGAGAGGAAGTTGAAGTTGCTCATGAAGCTTTAATTCGTTATTGGCCGAGGTTGCAAAACTGGTTGAACGAGAACCGGATTTATTTGCAACTGCGTGAGAAAATTCGTGATGCAGCACTGGATTGGAATCAGAGTCAGCGCAAAGAAGAGTATTTAGAACTTCAGGGTGGACGATTAGACGACGCACAAATGCTATCTAAGCAACCTGATTTTTTAAATAAACTTGAGACTGAGTATGTCGATGCTTGTGTGGAGTTGCGCCAGCGTCAACATCAACAAAAGTGGCGAATTGCTTGGATAACTATTTTGAGCTTGCTTGGATTCGCTTTATTTGCAGTTTTTCAATGGAGAGAAGCAGAAATTGGTCAAATTAAGGCTTTAAGTGCATCCTCAAAAGCACTTTTACTCTCCCACCAAGAATTAGAGGCAGTGACAGAAGGTTTGCAGACAGGCAAAAAGTTTCAACATTCATTCTGGCAAGCAATCTGGCCTGACGCTGATTTAGGAAATCAAGTCAGAGGAACACTACAAAATGTGTTTTCTGAGGTTAAAGAAAGTAATCGCTTCCAGGTAAAAAGTCAACTTGCTCCAGTGGTATTTAGTGCTGATGACCCGATGATTGTTACTCAAAGTTTAGATGGCACGGTGCAACTCTGGAAACCAGATGGTACGACGATTCCCTGGCCTCATAACGGTCGAAAAATTGCAATTCCTACTAACAATGGCCAAAAAGCTGATGTGCCAGTAGTTGCTTCGGGTGATAATGAGCAGATACTGGCTTTAGATTTTAAAGGTCGCTTAGTTGTTACGTTTAGACAGGGAGTAAGGTTAACCCCGCTCCAGATTTCAAGTGTCGCATTTAACCCTACTCAGAAGATTATGGCTTTGGCCTCTGGCGATCGCGTTTTACTATTGAGTCTGGTGGGGGATCAACCCCTCAAGAGCTTAAAAACGCAGCTTGGGCCCATAGCTGCACTCGCTTTTAAAGCCGATGGCAAGATTCTTGTCACAGCTAATCAAGATAAAGTCGGAATCATACAACTCTGGAATTTAGAAAACAACACCCTCATAAACACCTTAGAAGGAGATATGGGTTTGCAACAATCTGTCAGTATTAGCTCCGACGGACAGATGGTTGCTGCTGGGGGTTGGTATGGGGCTACACTCTGGAAAAGTAATGGCACATGGCACAAAAAGCTTGATGTTGGGTATCCAAACCAGGTTAACGCCCTAATCTTTAGTCCTGATGGAAAGATGTTGGCCACGGGAGGTGTGAATAAAACAGTCAAACTCTGGAATATCGACGGTACTTTATACAACACATTTCTAGGACATGATGATGCAATTTGGGGACTCAGTTTCAGCCCCGACGGTCGGATAATTGCCTCGGCAAGCAATGATAATACAGTCAAACTCTGGCAGAAAGACAGTCAACAGAATGGTACATTGCTCACAACCTTTATTGGACATCAGAGTTCTGTTCGCTCAGTTGCTTTCAGTCATGATGGTAAGACTATTGCCTCGGCAAGTGATGATGGAATTGTCAAAATTTGGCAGCTAGGTGGTACTGCTCTGAAAACTCTTTTGCATAAAGATCAAGTGTATGCAGTTGCGTTTAGCCCTGATGGAAAGACTATTGCAACCACAAATGGACATGGTTGGCTTACTCTTTGGAACCCAGATGGAACCGTACAGAAAACTGGACAATGGCATTTTGGGCCGATTACCGCAGTCGCTTTCAGTCCTAATGGACAGATGATTGCCACAGCTGCGGGGGATAGGCAAGTACAAATTTGGAATTCAGATGGCACTTTTTTAAGACAGTTAGAAGGACATAAGGGCGAAATTAATCAGTTTGAAGTGAAAGGAGTGAGTTTTAGCCCTGACAGTCAAATAATAGCCACAGCATCTGTAGACGGAAAATTACAATTGTTTAATAGTGCTGACGGGAAGTTGCTAAAAACTTTGGATCAAGAGAATTATCCAATTTGGGGTGTCAGTTTCAGCCCTAAAGATCAGATCCTTGCCTCTGCAAATAATGATGGAACGATCAAGCTCTGGAATACTGATGGTACTTTACTAAAAATTTTGCCAGGACATCAGGATGCAGTTTTGGGAGTCGCTTTCAGCCCTGATGGCAAAACTCTTGCTTCAGCAAGTGCAGATAAGACAGTCAAACTCTGGAATATTGACGGCACTTTACTGAAAACTTTGCCAGGACATCAGGATGCAGTTTTGGGAGTCGCTTTCAGCCCTGATGGCAAAACTCTTGCTTCAGCAAGCTTTGATCGGACTGTGATTCTGTGGAATTGGCAGGAAAATTTGAATCTGAAACAGCTACTTACTTACGGGTGTGATTGGATGCACGACTATTTGAACAACCCTAGTGCTAATATTAGTAAAAGCGATCGCCATCTCTGCGACATTATACAAAAAAATTAG
- a CDS encoding C25 family cysteine peptidase — translation MSEELLFFNGIDGVTGKYSLPPLTPMQVSQIAQGEEIDLELLSELQRKNLHVKGLDPEFAPIEGVDPKNLAETGWGVIFAYNADPAIKEALSPLLELRQKQATQNKEHYYQEYIGIKAYRPGETKTKFLARHQVGQGPADPDKMPYYLLIVGDPETIPYSFQYQLDVQYAVGRIYFDTLAEYAQYAHSVVEAETGKFSLPRSASFFGVRNSGDQATQLSADQLIKPLAQWIAQDQASWNIQTILKDEATKARLGQLLGGGQTPSLLFTASHGMSFPNGDPRQEHHQGGLLCQDWPGPLQWREKIPEDFYFSADDISVSDHLLGLIAIHFACYGVGTPKFDDFAHRKATSERSTIAPRAFVASLPRRLLSHPQGGALAVVGHVERAWGYSFMWERAGAQLQVFQSALKRLMEGHPVGSAMEFFNQRYAELSSDLSVQLEEIKFGAIADDSAIATMWTANNDARSYTIIGDPAVRLPVGDGNAVERPIIEKVTLPTVPATAEVSVLQPAKLDLIKSLETFLEKVQQAPALEVEQIQATVSAVNNLLQALRL, via the coding sequence ATGAGTGAAGAATTGCTATTTTTTAATGGAATTGATGGCGTAACTGGTAAGTATTCGCTTCCGCCACTGACACCAATGCAAGTTTCTCAAATTGCTCAGGGTGAAGAAATAGATTTAGAACTTCTTAGCGAACTCCAAAGGAAAAATTTACACGTTAAGGGATTAGACCCAGAATTTGCACCCATAGAAGGAGTAGACCCGAAAAATTTAGCAGAAACTGGTTGGGGAGTAATCTTTGCTTATAATGCTGACCCAGCAATTAAAGAAGCACTAAGCCCATTGTTAGAATTGCGTCAAAAGCAAGCCACCCAAAACAAAGAACATTATTATCAGGAGTATATAGGCATTAAAGCGTATCGTCCGGGTGAAACGAAAACTAAGTTTTTGGCACGTCATCAAGTAGGACAAGGGCCTGCCGACCCTGATAAGATGCCTTACTACCTACTGATTGTTGGTGATCCAGAAACTATTCCCTATAGCTTTCAATACCAGCTTGATGTGCAGTATGCGGTAGGTCGAATTTATTTTGACACATTAGCAGAATATGCTCAGTATGCTCATAGCGTTGTCGAAGCAGAAACAGGTAAGTTCTCCTTACCCCGCAGTGCTAGTTTTTTCGGCGTGCGGAACAGTGGCGACCAAGCAACTCAACTCAGTGCTGACCAACTAATTAAACCCCTAGCCCAATGGATAGCCCAAGACCAAGCAAGCTGGAATATCCAAACTATCCTTAAAGATGAGGCTACAAAAGCTCGGTTAGGGCAATTATTAGGTGGGGGGCAAACTCCTAGCTTGTTATTTACAGCGAGTCACGGGATGAGTTTTCCGAATGGCGACCCCCGACAAGAACACCACCAAGGGGGGTTGCTCTGCCAAGATTGGCCTGGGCCACTCCAATGGAGAGAAAAAATTCCCGAAGATTTTTATTTTTCTGCGGATGACATTAGTGTAAGCGATCACTTGCTGGGATTAATCGCTATTCATTTTGCCTGCTATGGTGTTGGTACACCTAAATTCGATGATTTTGCCCACCGTAAAGCAACTAGCGAAAGGTCAACTATTGCTCCGCGTGCTTTTGTGGCTTCTTTACCACGGCGTTTGTTGAGTCATCCCCAAGGAGGGGCATTGGCTGTAGTTGGTCATGTCGAGCGAGCCTGGGGATATTCTTTTATGTGGGAGAGGGCTGGAGCGCAGTTGCAAGTCTTCCAAAGTGCTTTAAAACGATTGATGGAAGGGCATCCTGTGGGGTCGGCTATGGAGTTTTTCAACCAGCGTTATGCTGAACTTTCCTCTGATCTGAGTGTTCAACTAGAAGAAATTAAATTTGGTGCGATCGCTGATGACTCAGCTATAGCTACTATGTGGACAGCTAACAATGATGCTCGGAGTTACACAATTATTGGCGACCCCGCAGTGCGACTACCTGTTGGTGATGGAAACGCTGTGGAGCGACCAATCATTGAAAAAGTAACCTTGCCAACCGTACCTGCAACAGCAGAAGTATCTGTATTACAACCAGCAAAGTTAGATTTGATTAAATCTTTAGAAACCTTTTTAGAAAAAGTCCAGCAAGCCCCTGCCTTGGAAGTTGAACAAATTCAAGCAACTGTGTCAGCCGTCAATAATTTACTTCAGGCGTTGAGATTATGA
- a CDS encoding eIF2A-related protein: MNTFEITIQRKSGDRWPIVAEHSRPGELLPIRSEGTLVVTLEDVQQLTSLLGRPKDYGTVLGKALFQGQIRDAFVSALRESEDPLRVLLFIEAADSELKFWRWERLCAPIDGNWQLLALEQRSPFSFYIPAITDRRFPPIGRRDLRALLLVASPLDVQRYNLAAFDVKDTVDSVQTALGNIPTDVLATVEGAIAPPTLDALCSQLTDRTKQYTILHFVCHGKLMDDGETVLYWAKADNTVEPVTATRLLERLDPLRGARGLPHFAFLCACESASPGVEGGLGGLAQRLVRDLGMPAVVAMTDKVTIKTAQVLAENFYRQLKASGEVDIALHEATASLAERGDITVPALFSRLGARPLFSDQLDRELTNSEIEYGLERLKKLLLQRSPVLSHPFEEQAQKLRNIIVADVAALSKQARQEREQVLTEIDNLCDEAIDISFHALALDQQPPNYDSRCPFLGLYPFRQENREFFFGRDELITQLQQKLTEHNFLAVLGASGSGKSSLVLAGLIPTLQQQQPNLAIAYMTPSSNPNEQLQINLSPYLENPSPNLSPTNVETFYETSLQIPPSLEEKGVRRLGQSLILVIDQFEELFTLCTDEAQRLTFIEQVLSLSQQQKVVITMRADFWGECAPYQKLKELMEARQKLIAPMNVSELRKSMEMQAAQVGLRFEAGLSNTILDDVQGEPGAMPLLQHALLELWKRRHGRWLRCVEYEAIGGVKKAISQTADAVYNGLSSQQQEQVRNIFVRLTRLDEETVQGEKRRDTRRRVELEELVPVDCDLGLTKNLVQQLAGEGARLVVTSVNESTNREEVEVAHEALIRYWHRLQNWLNENRSNLQLREKIRQAALDWNQSQQKEDYLQLRGGRLDDAQMLFTQRLLNKLEADYVKACIDLRLRQEKEKEVRRRREINTARGIASFSILGLIVTASFGLVAWQKSQQTELAKADSLGQSSISLFNSRQEFDALFEGMKAGKILEKQKANQPLITAALQNVYNVREQNRLIQHQGAVNSVVFSPDGKTIASASDDNTVRIWDTEGKLLYTLTESKSSVYSVVFSPDGKILASGDFDGNVRIWDTEGKLLHAYPAQKSAVYSVVFSPDGKTLASGSKNGEIIIRNIEDKLPQIFDSGQRSVNSVVFSPDGKTLASGGGDGTVKIWNINGKLLSTFINNTYYCSKSQDTKKCTRSPYPLKSVVFSPDGKTLAYGSFDGSVKILEWDKTKWKLKYYRYYKNAVKSVVFSPDGKTIALASYDNTVKVWDLAAKKEKPPLTGHQDVVNSVAFSPDSKTLASASRDKTIRIWNIQAQPPHTFIEHRGTVKSVVFSPDGKTLASASDDKTVKIWDTEGNILSTLYGYQGGVTSVKYSPDGKIIASASDDKTLRVWNIERQKLYTFYGHQDGIESVVFSPDSKTIASGSKDKSIRIWNTEGKLLNTFYGHTKGVNSVVFSPDGKILASASDDGNVKIWNSEDGKWNSENSKEQKIKNPIKYQCNEETNCSIRSVAFSPDGKTFASAGDDKTVRTWDRQGKPLNTFYGHTGSVNSVVFSPDGETIASGSSDETIRIWNTEGKLLQTLTGHTGSVNSVVFSPNGKKLASASDDTTVILWDWDLDILMKNACNLMQNYINNQKNEKLCNGITNTQ, from the coding sequence ATGAACACCTTTGAGATTACCATCCAACGCAAATCAGGCGATCGCTGGCCGATTGTTGCAGAACATAGTCGCCCTGGTGAACTGCTACCAATTCGCAGTGAAGGAACTCTAGTAGTTACTCTAGAGGATGTTCAGCAATTGACAAGTCTGCTAGGAAGACCGAAGGACTATGGTACAGTCTTGGGCAAAGCGTTGTTTCAGGGTCAAATACGTGATGCTTTTGTTAGTGCTTTGCGGGAGAGTGAAGACCCACTGCGGGTTCTGCTGTTTATCGAAGCAGCAGACAGCGAACTAAAATTTTGGCGTTGGGAAAGGCTCTGCGCCCCAATTGATGGTAACTGGCAGTTGTTAGCACTGGAACAGCGATCGCCTTTTTCTTTCTACATCCCTGCAATTACCGATCGCCGCTTTCCCCCAATTGGACGGCGTGATTTGCGAGCGTTGCTTTTAGTCGCTAGCCCCTTGGATGTACAAAGGTATAATTTAGCTGCTTTTGATGTTAAGGATACGGTTGACAGTGTACAAACTGCTTTAGGAAATATCCCAACAGATGTCTTGGCAACAGTGGAAGGTGCGATTGCTCCCCCAACTCTCGACGCACTCTGTTCTCAACTCACAGATCGGACAAAGCAGTACACCATACTGCATTTTGTCTGTCACGGTAAGCTGATGGATGACGGCGAAACTGTCCTCTACTGGGCAAAAGCTGATAATACAGTTGAGCCAGTCACAGCAACACGCTTGCTAGAACGTCTAGACCCTCTACGGGGAGCTAGAGGATTACCGCATTTTGCTTTTCTCTGTGCTTGCGAAAGTGCCAGTCCTGGAGTAGAGGGTGGATTGGGAGGATTAGCCCAACGCTTGGTGCGGGATTTAGGTATGCCTGCGGTGGTGGCAATGACCGATAAGGTAACAATTAAAACAGCCCAGGTATTAGCAGAAAACTTTTATCGGCAACTCAAAGCATCGGGAGAGGTTGATATAGCACTGCATGAAGCCACAGCTAGTTTAGCCGAGCGCGGTGATATTACTGTCCCGGCTTTGTTCAGTCGTTTAGGTGCAAGACCCTTATTCAGCGATCAACTCGACCGCGAACTGACTAACTCTGAAATTGAGTATGGCTTGGAACGTCTGAAAAAGTTGCTGTTACAGCGATCGCCTGTACTCTCCCATCCATTTGAGGAGCAAGCACAAAAGCTGAGAAACATTATAGTTGCAGATGTCGCCGCCTTGAGCAAGCAAGCGCGTCAAGAACGAGAGCAGGTTTTAACTGAAATAGACAATCTCTGCGATGAAGCCATAGATATCAGCTTTCATGCGCTGGCTTTAGATCAGCAACCACCAAATTATGATTCTCGCTGTCCCTTTTTGGGCTTGTATCCGTTCCGCCAAGAAAACCGCGAGTTCTTTTTTGGGCGTGACGAATTAATTACCCAACTGCAACAAAAGCTGACTGAACACAACTTTTTAGCGGTGTTAGGTGCTTCTGGGAGTGGTAAATCTTCATTGGTACTAGCGGGGTTGATTCCGACTTTACAACAACAGCAGCCAAATTTGGCGATCGCTTACATGACCCCAAGTAGCAATCCCAACGAACAACTGCAAATAAATCTATCACCTTATTTAGAAAACCCCTCTCCAAACCTCTCCCCTACCAATGTAGAAACGTTTTATGAAACGTCTCTACAAATTCCACCTTCCCTTGAAGAAAAGGGGGTTAGGAGGTTAGGTCAATCCCTAATCTTAGTAATTGACCAATTTGAAGAACTATTCACCCTCTGCACTGATGAAGCTCAACGCCTCACCTTTATCGAGCAAGTGTTAAGCCTGAGTCAGCAGCAAAAGGTTGTAATTACCATGCGAGCAGACTTTTGGGGAGAATGTGCGCCTTACCAAAAACTCAAAGAGTTAATGGAAGCGAGGCAAAAATTAATTGCGCCGATGAACGTTTCAGAACTGCGAAAATCAATGGAAATGCAAGCTGCTCAAGTGGGGTTACGTTTTGAAGCTGGCTTGAGTAATACTATTTTAGATGATGTCCAAGGTGAGCCAGGTGCTATGCCACTGCTGCAACACGCACTGCTAGAGTTGTGGAAACGGCGACATGGGAGATGGTTGCGTTGTGTAGAGTATGAGGCGATTGGCGGTGTGAAAAAGGCGATTTCTCAAACTGCCGATGCTGTTTACAATGGTTTATCATCCCAGCAACAAGAACAAGTACGCAATATTTTTGTGCGTTTAACCCGCTTGGATGAAGAAACTGTACAAGGTGAAAAACGACGCGATACGCGACGACGAGTTGAGTTAGAAGAATTAGTACCTGTAGATTGTGACTTGGGGTTAACTAAAAATCTGGTGCAGCAATTGGCTGGCGAAGGTGCACGACTTGTAGTTACCAGTGTCAATGAGTCTACAAACCGCGAAGAAGTGGAAGTTGCCCATGAAGCCTTAATCCGCTATTGGCACAGATTGCAAAACTGGTTGAACGAAAATCGTAGTAATTTGCAACTGCGTGAGAAAATTCGTCAAGCCGCACTGGATTGGAATCAATCTCAGCAAAAAGAAGATTATTTGCAACTTCGGGGCGGGAGACTAGATGATGCACAAATGCTATTTACGCAACGTCTTTTGAATAAACTTGAGGCTGACTATGTGAAGGCTTGTATCGATTTGCGTTTACGCCAAGAAAAAGAAAAAGAAGTACGTCGTCGGCGCGAAATAAATACAGCGAGGGGAATAGCTAGTTTCTCTATCTTGGGATTGATTGTGACTGCTAGTTTCGGACTGGTAGCTTGGCAGAAATCACAGCAAACAGAATTAGCTAAAGCAGACTCTCTAGGTCAATCTTCAATATCATTGTTTAACTCACGTCAAGAGTTTGATGCTCTTTTCGAGGGGATGAAGGCTGGAAAGATTTTAGAAAAACAAAAAGCAAATCAGCCCCTGATTACAGCAGCATTGCAGAATGTTTATAATGTCAGAGAACAGAATCGGTTAATACAGCATCAAGGTGCTGTTAATAGTGTAGTATTTAGTCCAGACGGCAAAACCATCGCTTCTGCTAGTGACGACAACACAGTCCGAATCTGGGATACTGAGGGTAAATTGCTGTACACTCTCACTGAGTCTAAAAGTAGTGTCTACAGTGTAGTATTCAGCCCAGATGGCAAAATTCTTGCCTCTGGTGATTTTGACGGAAATGTCAGAATCTGGGATACTGAGGGTAAATTGCTGCACGCCTACCCAGCCCAAAAAAGTGCGGTCTATAGTGTAGTGTTCAGCCCGGACGGTAAAACTCTCGCCTCTGGTAGTAAAAATGGAGAAATAATAATCCGAAATATTGAGGATAAGCTGCCTCAAATTTTTGATTCAGGTCAGCGTAGTGTGAATAGTGTAGTGTTCAGCCCGGACGGCAAAACTCTCGCCTCTGGTGGTGGGGATGGAACTGTCAAAATCTGGAATATTAATGGTAAGTTACTAAGCACTTTCATAAACAATACTTATTATTGTTCTAAAAGTCAGGATACTAAAAAGTGTACCCGCAGTCCTTATCCTCTTAAGAGTGTAGTATTTAGCCCGGACGGCAAAACTCTCGCCTATGGTAGTTTTGACGGAAGTGTCAAAATCTTGGAGTGGGATAAGACAAAGTGGAAGCTTAAGTATTATAGGTACTATAAGAATGCGGTCAAAAGCGTAGTATTTAGCCCAGACGGCAAGACTATTGCCCTTGCTAGTTACGATAACACTGTCAAAGTTTGGGATTTAGCCGCTAAAAAGGAAAAGCCACCCTTGACTGGACATCAGGATGTTGTTAATAGCGTAGCATTTAGTCCCGATAGTAAAACCCTTGCCTCTGCCAGTCGGGACAAAACTATTAGAATCTGGAATATCCAAGCACAGCCTCCGCATACTTTCATTGAGCATAGAGGTACTGTTAAGAGTGTGGTATTCAGTCCAGACGGCAAGACTCTTGCTTCTGCTAGTGACGACAAAACTGTCAAAATCTGGGACACTGAGGGTAACATATTATCCACTTTATATGGGTATCAAGGTGGTGTCACAAGTGTAAAATACAGCCCAGACGGCAAAATTATAGCTTCTGCTAGTGATGACAAAACTCTCAGAGTCTGGAATATTGAAAGGCAAAAACTGTATACCTTCTATGGGCATCAGGATGGTATTGAGAGTGTAGTATTTAGCCCGGATAGCAAAACCATTGCCTCTGGTAGTAAAGACAAAAGCATCAGAATTTGGAACACTGAGGGTAAATTGCTTAATACTTTTTACGGGCATACGAAGGGTGTCAATAGTGTGGTATTCAGTCCGGATGGCAAAATCCTCGCCTCTGCTAGTGATGACGGAAATGTGAAAATATGGAATTCAGAAGATGGCAAATGGAATTCAGAAAATAGCAAGGAACAGAAAATAAAAAATCCTATAAAGTATCAGTGCAATGAAGAAACAAACTGTAGTATAAGGAGTGTGGCATTCAGCCCAGACGGTAAAACCTTTGCCTCTGCTGGTGATGACAAAACTGTAAGAACTTGGGACAGACAGGGTAAACCCCTAAATACTTTTTATGGGCATACAGGAAGTGTCAATAGTGTAGTATTCAGCCCAGACGGTGAAACTATCGCCTCTGGTAGCTCTGATGAAACTATCAGAATATGGAATACAGAGGGCAAGCTGCTACAAACTCTGACTGGGCATACAGGAAGTGTTAATAGTGTAGTATTCAGCCCTAACGGCAAAAAACTCGCCTCTGCTAGTGACGACACAACCGTAATTTTATGGGATTGGGATCTAGATATACTTATGAAAAATGCTTGTAATTTGATGCAAAATTATATTAACAATCAGAAGAATGAAAAATTATGTAACGGCATCACTAATACTCAGTAA